The proteins below are encoded in one region of Carcharodon carcharias isolate sCarCar2 chromosome 2, sCarCar2.pri, whole genome shotgun sequence:
- the prr18 gene encoding proline-rich protein 18 → MKTGAPARTYRSAVPFPPIHPAVGCPGRRQVIPRGPRTGQPAGPAPPAGPPGRFQAAPRSSFSNSWPEAKLKQGGRRPQPQPAGPGPLASSNDSGPASSSGDSARRSSGNSSRTSLMDSTEEMRFSLSLTPEAVRVIQRRSLERQLLGKGRGKAPAPARSSSKLPAKPLQPASGAPQARSASGADIRSLVKISLLNDQHKYDDVEYEEEEDVTPDPALLRRCMEWLQGVEAAARLPRLVS, encoded by the coding sequence ATGAAGACGGGCGCCCCTGCGAGGACATACCGAAGCGCCGTGCCTTTCCCTCCGATCCACCCGGCCGTGGGCTGCCCCGGGAGGCGGCAGGTGATCCCACGGGGGCCGAGGACAGGGCAACCCGCAGGCCCAGCGCCGCCGGCCGGGCCCCCTGGCCGCTTCCAGGCCGCTCCTCGCAGCAGCTTTTCCAACTCGTGGCCCGAGGCCAAGCTGAAGCAGGGTGGCCGCCGGCCGCAGCCGCAACCTGCAGGCCCCGGGCCTCTGGCCAGCTCGAATGACAGCGGACCGGCCTCCAGCTCCGGGGACTCGGCCAGAAGGAGCAGCGGCAACTCGTCCCGGACCAGCCTGATGGACAGCACGGAGGAGATGCGCTTCTCGCTCAGCCTGACCCCCGAGGCCGTGCGGGTAATCCAGAGGCGCAGCTTGGAGCGGCAGCTGCTGGGCAAGGGGAGGGGAAAGGCCCCGGCCCCGGCTCGCAGCAGCAGCAAGCTGCCGGCCAAGCCGCTCCAGCCGGCCTCGGGGGCGCCGCAGGCCCGCTCGGCCTCGGGGGCCGATATCCGAAGCCTGGTGAAGATCTCGCTGCTCAACGATCAGCACAAATACGACGATGTGGAgtatgaggaggaggaagatgtaaCACCCGACCCGGCGCTGCTGCGAAGGTGTATGGAGTGGCTGCAGGGCGTAGAAGCGGCGGCCAGGCTGCCCCGGCTGGTCAGTTAA